Within the Anaerolineales bacterium genome, the region CGCGCCGGGGCGGGCGAAGCAATCTCCCTCTTTTTCCAGCGAAGGAGATTGCTTCGCTCCCTGCGGTCGCTCGCAATGACACCCTTTTTGGGCTTTTTCAACACCCTGCTAAAGGATTTCAACGGAATGGCCGGGGTTCCGACCGGATCGGATTCCGAATTGGACGGCGGTTGGGATTTTTCCGGCGGCGCCGGGAGGCTTCCGGTCCGGCCCCCGGGTTCTTAGTCTATCCACGGGGAGGGCGGCGGCGGGACTCCGGGGCGGAAGATTTGGCACGGGACGTTAAGCAATTCTTAACAGGCTATTAAAGAAGGACGAGAACCGCAATCCTATGATGAAATGGAATCGGATTTGCCGTCGGTCCTTCCCCCCGGAAGCCGTGGGTATGCTAAGATTTGTCCGGTCAGGCATCCGTTGCCCTCGGCACGACGGGATGCGCGGTGCGAAGGAAGAGGGAACAGCCGCAGATATGGCGAAAAAACGCTTTCTCATTCTTGCCAGCGATTCCGGCTTCGGACACCGCAAAGCCGCCGACTCGATCGCCAAAGCGTTGGCCCTGCGGCATCCGGACGGGTGCGAGATCGCGGTGGCCAATCCGCTGAGCGAAGAAACCGCTTTCTGGCTGCTCAAGGAAACGGAGCGCAGCTACGACCGTTCGGTCCGGACCGCGCCGGGATGGTTCCGCTTCACCTATGCGCTCTTCGATTCGCGGCCGGCCAGCGCGCTCATGGAACAAACTCTGATCCTGACTCTCTTCGAGAGCATGCGGCGCCTGATTGCGGCTTTCCGTCCCGACGCCGTCGTAACCACGACCGAATTGTTCAACGCTCCGGCCGGCCTGGCGCTTCATCTTCTGAAGCGCAGGCCGCCGCTGCTCACGGTGGTGACCGACCTGGCGGATGTGCATTCCCTGTGGTTCAATTCCTACCCCGATCACTTCTACGTCGCCTCCGAATTGGCCAGGGGCAAGGGATTGTCCAACGGCATTCCGCTTTCCCGCATGACCGTCAGCGGCATTCCGGTGGATCCGGCCTTCTGCGCCCGGCGGGAGCCGCCGGCCGAGCTGCGCCGCCGGTGGAAATTGGATCCGCATTTGACCACGCTGTTGTTCGTGGGCAGCCGGCGGGTCGGCGGCATCCTCCCGCACCTCGAGGCGTTGGAAAAATCCTCCCTTCCCGTTCAGGCGGCCGTCATCACGGGCGGAGACGACGACCTGTTGGAGCGGATCCGATCTCGCCCGTGGGGGTTTCCCCTCGCGGTCCGGCCGTTCGTTAATAACATGCCCGAATGGATGGCCGGCGCCGACATCCTCGTCACAAAAGCCGGCGGGTTGATTCTCGCGGAGGGATTGGCCGCGGGGCTGCCGATCCTCCTGATCGATTCGCTCCCTGGACAGGAGGAAAGAAACCTGCGCTACCTGCTCAGCCATGAAGCGGGCGCCGCGGCGCAGGATCCCCGTGCCCTGACGGCGCTGTTGGATTCCTGGTTGCGCGAGGACCGGAACCTGTTGAAACGCATCGCGGAGAATTCCCGCCGGTTGGGCAAACCCGGCGCGGCGTTCACCGTCGCCGAAGCGGTTTTTCGGGCCGGCGTGGAAGCGCGCAATCCCGAGCCCTCCGCCCGGCGCGTTTGGGGCGCCCTTGAATAAACCCGTCCCGGACGGCAGGCGCAAGCGGCTGGTCCGGCTGATCCTCCTGCTGTTGTTCGTCGTGATGGGCTTTGCCTTCGCCGCTTTCTATTCTCCCGCCGCTTTCCATGAGTTCCTTCAAAAAAACGAGTACCTCGGAGTATCCGCCTGCCTGGCGGTGTATTTGCTGCTGGGGCCGACCCCCATCCCGTCCGAGCCCTTAACCCTGCTTGTCCTCGCCTGGAAAGGACCCGTTCCCGCCGTTGTCCTGGCCACGCTGGGGAACACGCTGGCGGCGGTCATGGAGTATTGCCTCGGCGGCACCATCGCGGATCTGGCGGAGTTCGAGAAGCGGAAACAGGCTCTTCCGTTCGGACTCGGCCGGCTACCGATCCATTCGCCGGTGTTCCTGCTGTTCGGCCGGATGCTGCCGGGATACGGCTCGAAGATCATCAGCGTGGCGGGCGGCGCGTACCGGGTGCCGGCCGGAACCTACCTGTGGACCTCGGTGCTCTCCAACCTGATCGGCGCGATGACGGTCGTGCTTTTCGGAATGGGATTGATTAACCTCATCCGCTGACCCGCCGGCCGAGGCCTCCGGGTTCCCGCGGCCGGTTGGGAAACACTCCGGCCGAATTCCGATCGAAGTGCACTTGTCCCCGCCTGCGCAAAGGAAAATCCGCGTTTCTTCGCCGCGGCGCCGGGCGGAAGCGGCCCTTGACGCCCCGTTTCACCCTGTTTTTATGGTTGTCGCATTTGATATAGAATTCAATGAAGGAATTGCGCAGGAACACGCCCGGAAGGCGATGTTCCTGCCGCCGGAAGGGTTTCCTCCCCGGACCGCCCGGCAACACACGAGGTTGGGTTGAAGAAGGCGCTGTCCTCGATGATCAAACAATTTTTCACGCCGCCGGTCTTCCCGGAGGACGAGGACAAGACCCGCCAAGCCAGGTTTCTGCATACCCTTCTGGCGGGCACGCTGCTGGTGACGGCCGCCGGGGGCGCCGTCGCCGTCCCCTTCATCTACGCCGAAAAAACCATCAACAGCCTGCTGATATTGTCGGGATTCGGGATCGTATGCCTCTCCTACTGGTGGATGCGCCTCGGGCGGGTCCGGGCCGCCAGCGCGTTGCTGTTGTTCGGAACTTGGCCGCTGTTCGTGTTTGTGGCGCTGTTCGGCGGCGGAATCCAGAGCGCGGTGGTGGTCTTCTTCGTCGTCTGCACCGTCATCGCCGGCCTGCTGCTCGGCCTGCGCGGCGCCGTGGTCTATTCCATCCTGTGCTGCATCGCCGGGGCGGGGATGGTCGTTCTGCAAGCCGCGGGGGATCCCCTGCCGCGGTTGTTCCCGCTTCCCCCGATCGCCGGATTGGCGGATCTGG harbors:
- a CDS encoding VTT domain-containing protein; translation: MNKPVPDGRRKRLVRLILLLLFVVMGFAFAAFYSPAAFHEFLQKNEYLGVSACLAVYLLLGPTPIPSEPLTLLVLAWKGPVPAVVLATLGNTLAAVMEYCLGGTIADLAEFEKRKQALPFGLGRLPIHSPVFLLFGRMLPGYGSKIISVAGGAYRVPAGTYLWTSVLSNLIGAMTVVLFGMGLINLIR